ATCTAAAAGGGTGACGTGGTTCGCCTCGTGGGCGCCACCGTCGAGCCGGGCGGCGCCCTCCCGATATCGAGCTGAAGCAGCACGGCTTGACGGACGTGCCGGCCGTCAACGCCAACATCTCCGCAGAGCAGTAGGCGCACCCGGGGCAGGAGCAGCCCCAGGCGCCGCCAGCATCTCTTGCCGCCGGGCAGCATGGGCGCGGATGTCGCGCTCCTGGTGGAGCAGCCCCGGGCGCTGCCAGCATCTCCTGCCGCAGCCTCTGCCCGCAGGCCACCGCCGCGGCTTACCGCCGCTTGACGAAGACCCAGGTCGTTGACGAGCCGGGATCGCGCCGCAGCATGACGCGCACCAGGGTCGGCCGCATCCGGTAGGTGAAGGTGTAGTTGAACTCGATGTCCAGCTCGTCGTCCTCGATCCCCTCCTGAAACTTGCCGTAGAACAGCCGGTTGTTGGTGCACGGCGCCAGTTGCGTGAAGAACCTCTTGCCCTCGGCAACAGACGGATCGATCCCCGAAAGGTGCGACTCGTAGCGGTTGTAGAGCAGGATCACGCCATCGTCGTCGAGCTTGATCGCGCCATGGCCGAGCGCGTCGGCCCCCTCGCGCGTCAGCGACCCAAGCTGGCTGAGCGTCTGCGGCGAGACAAAC
This Chloroflexota bacterium DNA region includes the following protein-coding sequences:
- a CDS encoding PAS domain-containing protein produces the protein MGVDFGGSTFVSPQTLSQLGSLTREGADALGHGAIKLDDDGVILLYNRYESHLSGIDPSVAEGKRFFTQLAPCTNNRLFYGKFQEGIEDDELDIEFNYTFTYRMRPTLVRVMLRRDPGSSTTWVFVKRR